Genomic DNA from Selenomonas sp. oral taxon 126:
AAATCCGTGAAGGGGGACAGCACCGTGACGCAGGTGGAAGCACTCTCCGCCGATGAGCGTGTGCGCGAGATCGCACGCATGGCATCGGGCGATGATGTCACGGAGGCTGCGCTTGCAAACGCGCGTGAAATGCTCGCGGGTGCGCAGCAGAAGAAGACAGCATTTCAGAAGAAGAAAGCGAAAAAATGAGAGGTGTCCGATGAAGACATATGGTATGAAACGCGTTTTGATGGCGGGCGCTGTTGTGTCCGCGCTCCTTATGGGCGACGGAAGCGCACAGGCAATGCCCTCACCGCTCGTCGAATACACGAGCGTACGCGATGCGTGGGCGGTCGCAGGACTCCCCGTCTACACGCCGACCCTCCTGCCCGTCGGCTACGTGCAGAAGGAGATCATCGTCATCGACAAGAGCCTTGCTGAGATCTTCTACCGCAACGATGCGGGCAAGGAAATCCTCTTCCGCATGGCGAAGGGCGATGCGGACATCAGCGGCGACAATACGGTCTATGAGGTCAATCAGGTCGTGCAGGTCGGACGTCAGTATATCCGCGTCAAGGGCACGGAAAAACGCGTCAGCCTTGCACTTTGGTCGCGCGGCGGCTATACCTTCTCCCTTTCCTTTGAGGAGCCTGTCTCCATCGAAGCCGTGCAGGCAATCGTCAGCACAATTCCGTGGAACTGATCGGAGCGGATTTCCGATATCCGACGCTGGAAAATACGCTGTAAACTTTAGGAAGCACTGATAAATTCAGCACCGTCATCTTAGCGCATCTTTTTTGCCCGCACTTCGTCGGCAAATCCTCCACATAGCCTCTGCTATGCGTCCGGTTTGCCTCCTAGTTCGGACGAAAAAATCTACGCCAATCTGACGGACTTCATTTTATCAGCGATTCCTTTATATCAGAGAGAATCTGCTGTCGTATTGGCTGCGCGGATTCTCTTTTTTGATATGCAGATGAAAAATCATTAGGCAATATATGTCGTTCTGTGTTATAATTCCATTATATCAAAATATTTGGAATCCAAGAGGATACGAAGGGGAATAATGAATATTTTGTGAGGTGAGTGACATGAATTTTCTTCCTGAACTTGGCTTTGGCTGTCTAACAGAAAATGACGACTTCTTTATGAACTGCCTTGCACGCTATGTTATCGAAAAAGGCGAGGCCTTCAATGGATATTATGGAGCGTACATATGGAAGAATATCGGTGATGTCGAAATGAATTTTCACCTTCTTCCGGGGGAGCAGTCATACAATGTGGTGGGATTTACCAGTCATGTGAGCGGCAATCAAATGTGGCAGCTTGCCGTCGCTGATACCTGTCAGCACTTTGCAGGTGACGACTGTGACAGTGTTCTGGAACGATGGGTGACGTTCACGCATCCTCTGACACAGGAAGGGAACATTCGTATATACCTTGTCAATGCGGATGTTGTGCCCGACTTCTTTCCCAATGATACGCTGACCGTTCAAGTGATTGCGGTAGCGGGGGATGTTACATACTATCGGGATGAGGCGGCATATGACGAATCGGAACCGCTCACAGAGCTTATGGGAAAGCCCGTTCACTTTGCTGTAAATAATGTATTCAGTATCATCAATGACAGCGTCGCCGTCGGGGTGATCAAGAACGTGTCTGCACACATATGCAGCGATGAAAAAGGTGAGATGAAGGAGTTTTGCTGTACCACTATCTCCACGTCATTCGGCACACTTGAAATCATGCACGCAAAGGAGAGCGTCAAAGAGGAGGAGAAAGCATTCATGCGTCCCGGCGGAGTAGTCAAGGCTCTTTGTACCATCCTTGGCGACGTTGCCATCGGAAAATACCAAAAAGGCGCAATCTACGATCAGGAACATATGGCACGGCTTCTTCGCAGCTGTGTCGATTGCCGTGATTTTACGCGCATAACGAATGCCCTCGCAGATGATTGCCGCTATGTCGCGCGCAGCGGTGAGGTTCTTGCGATAGGGAAGACTGCCGTTCTCGATTATCTTTCAAATGTCGCAAAAAAACAGAGAGAACAGGAGTCGGACTGCCGTGCTTATCCCGCTGTTATCTCTGGCATAGACAACACAGCATCCGATGATAGTTTACATGAATTCCCGATTGGCTCACACTGCGTTGCGCTTGCTCAAAATGAGGAAGGGAAAATAGATACCATCCTCTTTGTCAAACTCGACGATGAGAAAAAAATGGCTGAAATAAGAAATGCCGGGGAAAAAGAAGCAGCCTATCAGATCACAGTCAACATGGGGCGCTGCCCGGGGAAGGATGATGACCTCCATGCGATTCAGACTGTCCACAGTGAACGCGAATGGCTGAAAATCATACAGGGCTGTTATGAAAAGGGGCATTTCGATGATATCGAATTTTACTATGGAATGCTGCCCGACTGCGTTTTGGAGAGCGATGTCAAATCAGAGCTTTTTATATCCCTGCCGATTCATAGCAGAGAGCCTGTCTTTACCTATCTGAGTTCGCGCATTACGCACAGCGACCATATCATCCAATGCGAGATTATGAGCGGGAAGCAGTGGGGACACGAATTCGCATTGAAAACGGACATTGATTCATCCGCTCATATTACCACCATAGATTTGGACGAAGAAGGACATATTGCCCGACTGCATGAGTTTGCAATATGAGGCAATAGGAATCGCTGATAAAATGAAGTCTGGCAGATTGATGCAGAATTTTTGTCCTGCCAAGGAAACAAACCGGACGCATAGCAAGGGCTATGTGGAGGATTTGTTGACACAGGCAGGGCGAAAAGGATGCGTCAAGATGATCGGGCTGAATTTATCAGTGCTTCTGTAGGTAAGTTCCCCTATCCTGTGTTATAATTTTCTTATATTTGTAACGTAGCAGGGATAGGTGTTGTTTACAAAGACCTATGGTATAATTGCAATGAGTGAACAGGGGGGATTATGATGCAGCAGCCGGTATTTACAAGGGAACATATTGCTGCAATGGTAAAACCGCTCGCTGATAAATACCGTGTGAAAGAAATATATCTGTTCGGTTCGTATGCGAGAGGTGAAGCGGACGAAAACAGTGACTTGGATTTTTTGGTTTTCGGTGGAGAGATGTTCAAGCGGACGATGATTTTTGCTTTGGCAGAAGAGTTGCGAGATACCCTGAAGAAAAAGGTGGACGTTTTTGAAATAAGCGAAGTCAATCCGGACAGCGACTTCTATAAAACAATTATGAAAGAAAAGGTTTTGGTGGCATGAAGTATTCAGACCGACAAAGAGTCCAAAAAATATATGACTATGCCATTCGCTTACAGCAGTACATTCTAGAAGAACATATTGAAAAAGAGGCATTGCTGACACAGTTGCCGTTGCAGTGGCTTGTCACAACGCCGTTATATAATATGGGAGAGCATTGCCATAATTTGTCTACGGAGTATAAAGTCAAACACCGTGAAATTCCATGGACGATGATTGCAGGATTACGGCATCGTCTCGTGCATGATTATGATGGAACAAATTGGAGCATTATCTCAGAAGTCATTTTTGAAGAATTGCCAATCTTGATAGAGCAGCTAAGGTTGTGTTTGAGGGAAAGTGAGAATACGGATGCTGTATGATAGAAAATCACCGCTATAATATCAAAAACAATTCATAGCTTGTGAGGCCTTTGAGAAAGCACTTGTTGGTCATTCCTTCAAATATCATCTGTAAGAGTTGATTCCATTCGTTCCTAATTCATACTTTGCGAAGATAAGTGCGAGGTGTCGTATGGATGCATTGAAGGTCGGACGCAGTATTGCATTTCTGCGGAAGCGTTATCGCATGACGCAGCGGGCACTTGCAGACTGCCTTCACATCAGTGACAAAGCTGTATCAAAGTGGGAGCGGGGGCTTGCAATCCCCGATGTCTCACTTTTGGGCAAGCTGTCCGTCCTTCTGGATACGGATATAGAGAGCATATTAGAAGGGAATATAGCGAGCTTTGATGTGCGCTGGAACGGCGTGCTGGAGATGAATTACCCGCATGGGATCAGTGCATCCACGCTTCTGTATGATAAACCGGCAGTTTACATGCAGCTGTCCTATTTTATGCTGGCAGGGATTACGGACATCAGCATTCTCGGGCAGGATTCCGATGTGGACTGGGTGAAAGCACAGCTTGCAGACGGCGAATTGCTTGGCATTTCTCTCCGCTATGGAGAGGAGCAGGATGCAGGTGAACACGTTGCAGGGACAATGCGCGTGCATGGTCTATCCTTTCTCTACGGGAAGGATCTGACGAAATCATTTCGGCGCATCCTATACGGAGCACCGCAGTCTTACACGCTCGAAAACTATCAGGGCACAGCACTGGGGATTCAGTTTGACCGTGCACAGCCGATCCATAAAAGAACCACGTTGAAATTGGAGCGCGGTATTGTCGCCTTTCCGATAGAATCCCATCAGGAACTGCATACGGCATCAAGCCTCATCCATCTAATACAGGAGTCTATGAACGAGAATATATGCGCCCTGTCTGAGATCGCATATCATCGGGGCTTGATACATGACGTGAAATAAATGTAAACTATTCGGCGGTTGTCCACTAGGGACTTTTAGAGGATAATGAGAATATAATTTTGGAGGAAGAGATAGAGGAAAGATTAGATGAGACACAATAGCGATGTTTTAAACATAATGGAACGCAAGGCGCTTGTTCTCGGGAGCGTTTTCCATGACTAAAGAGATCATTCTAACAGGACGTCAGGAGCAGATCCGGGATCTCGACATGCTTCCACAGTGGGATCGCAGTCTGGTAGACTTCCGTAAATACCATCAATATGTGGGACAGAGCGGTATCCGTTACGAAATGACAATGCAGGCGACGCGCGGCTGTCCCTACCGCTGCTTTTACTGCGACGTGCAGCATTTGACACCCATGCACCGACGCCGTTCTGTAGAGAGTATCTTTGATGAGGTGAAGTATCTGCACGGCATCGGCGTCCGAAAGAGTGAGTTTATCGACGATGCGTTCAATGTGAACATTAATGCGTTTAAGTCGTTCTTCCGCAAGGTGATCGACTCCGGGATGGATATGAACTTCTATTTCCAAAGCGGACTGCGCGGCGATCTGCTGGACAAGGAGGCAATCGACCTCATGGTCGAAGGCGGAACGAAGAGCATGAATCTTGCGCTGGAAAGTGCATCCCCACGTTTGCAGAAAATGATGGGAAAGTATCTGCAGATTGACCGTCTGCGCGAGAACCTTGCCTATATTGTTGAGAAATACCCGCAGATTATCGTCGGACTCAACGCAATGCATGGGTTTCCGACGGAGACGGAGGAGGAAGCACAGGCGACGGTCGATTTCATCATGGATATAAAGTGGCTGCATTTCGCACATCTGCATAATGTACGCATCTTTCCAAACTCGCGTCTGGAGCAGGTTGCTCTCGAGAATGGCGTGACGAAGGAGGAAATCGAGGAGTCACTGACGCTGCCGTACCACATTATTCCCCCGACGATCAAGCTCGATCCCGATTTCTCACGCAAGCTGCGCCTCAGCTTCGTCCATCGGTATGTGCTCAGTCCGAAACGACTCCGGCATGTGCTTCGCCATCAGCTTGCCGTGATGAACGAGGAAGAACTCATCTATAAATACCGCACGATTTTTCCGACGCATATCGAGACGTTGGACGATATATTACGCCTTGCGAAGATCAAGCGCGATGAAATCGATATATCGAAGATGCCAAAGGTGGATGTGCCGCATATCACCTATCCAAAGCGGACGCAGAAAGCAGCGGAAGGAGCATTGCGCATTCTCTTTCTCGATGCGAGCCACTTCTTCTCAGCTGACCGCACGAATGAAATCAACGCCGTTGAGCCGCCGCTCGGAGGGATGGCGATTCTATCGTACCTGAACGAGAAATTTGGTGACCGTATTTATGGCGAGATTGTCAAGACGGGCGTCGATGTCGACACGATGGAGGAACTGCGCGCGCGCGTGCAGTCGTTCCGACCGGATTTCCTCATGATGCGGACGCTGACGTATTACAAGGACTTCTTCGTCGATGTTGTCGCAGAGTGCAGGAAGCTCTTTCCCGATGTCCCCATCGTGGCAGGAGGACCGCATCCGACGATTGATCCGGAGGACTGCCTCTATCGTGCCGGTGTTGATGTCTGTGTCATCGGCGAGGGCGAGATTATCTGCGGCGATCTCGTCGGGCAGACGTTGGAGGAGGGACGGTTCCCCGATACGGAGATGCTGCAGAATATCAAGGGCATCGCATTTCGTTCGGATCGGCAGGTGTATCCTGAGGTGGCTGTGCCGAATGGAAAAAATGCGACATATGCGCGCTATCCGTTGTGGGTGAGGGCAGGAACAGAAAAGGCAGTGAGCAGATGATTCTGGGGATTTACTGTGCGGGCAACCTCGGCAAGGTGTTTTATGATCTGGCCGTGCGCATCAATGCCGTGCAAAGACGTTGGGAGAAGATCGTATTCATCGATGATGTCTATGAAGGGGCATCGTTCTATGACGGGGCGGAAGTCCATCGACTCTCTGCGTGGAAAGAGCCGAAAGAAAATGTCGAGATTGTGATTGCAAATGGCACACCGCGCGGACGCAAGGCAATTTACGACCGCGTCACAGGCGCGGGGTATCGTCTGGCAACGCTTGTTTCGCCGACAGCGATTGTCTCGCCGTCCGCACGGCTTGGGGCGGGCGTTGTCGTACTGGATTATGCGGCAGTACTGGCCGATGCTGTCGTTGAGGACAATGTGCTGATCTCTGTTTATACCGCGGTTGGACACGATGTCTGCATAGGGGCGCATAGCGACATTCAGACGAATACGATTCTCGGTGGAAATGTCCGCATCGGGGAAGGCACATTTCTTGGTCTCTCTGTGACCGTGAAGGAGGAGCTCTCCATCGGGCGCGATACGATTATAGGCATGGGGGCGGTTGTCAGTCGGGAGATCGGCGATGGTGTCACTGCTGTCGGTGATCCGGCCCGTGCCGTACGGCGAAATGAAGACGGTATCATCTTTAGAACACATTCGTAAGGAAGGTTTTCCGGAGGAGGGAGGTGGTGGCGTGGCATACGAGAAACTGACACAGATCGGTGCATTTGAAATGCAGGAGTATCAGCAGAACCGCTCTCCGTGGATGTTTGTCGATGAGATCCTAGAGGTGGTGCCCGGGAAAAATGCAAAGGGATATAAGAAGTTCACAGACAGCGAGTGGTTTTTTCCCGGACATTTTCCGGACGATCCGAATGTTCCGGGGCTGATCCAGACGGAGGCAATGGAGCAGGTTTTTTTGATGACGTTCCTGACGCTTCCTGAATACAAGGGGAAGAAGACGGGATGTATCGATGTGCGAAGCCGTTACATGAAAAAGCTCATCCCCGGCAATCGGCTGGATATCGAAGCGGAGCTGACAAGCTTCAAGCGAGGGATTGCAAAAGGCACAGCGAAAGGCTACGTCGGAGGAGAGCTTGCCTGTGCGGCAGAGTTCGTGCTCACCATTCCGGAAATCATAGAGGGATTTCGCGTGAAGGCCGCAAGGCAGTAATTGTAAAGAAAGGTGAAATATCATGACCAATTTGGAAAAGTACAACGAAGCATTTATCTCCTCGTTTAATGTGGAGGAGGCGGCACTGGCCTCTCTGGAGTATCAGGGCGTGAAGGAGTGGGACAGCATCGGGCATATGCAGCTCATTTCGGAGCTGGAGGATGCGTTCGACATCGAGATGGAGACGGATGACATTGTGGATTTCTCCGGCTATGAGAAGGGCAAGGAAATCTTGAAGAAGTACGGCGTGGAGATCTAAGCGCATGGACGAGAAGAAAGGATTCAGTCTCGACGGCTATGCGCTGCAGAAGTATCAGCCGAACCGATACCCCTTTTTGATGATCGACTACGTGACAGAGGTCATTCCCGGCAAGAGTGCAAGGGGCTACAAGAATCTCTCGAACAATGAGTGGTTTTTCCCAAAGCATTTTGAGGGGCATCCGAATATGCCGGGAGCGCTTCAGCTGGAAGCCTTGGCGCAGATGCTGACGGTTGCCATTACGACCCTGCCGGGCATGGCGGGGTATGCCACGCACGCGATGAAGCATGTCGTGCGCTTTCGCAAGGAGATTTTCCCGGGAGAGCGGCTCGATATTGAAACTGAAGTCAAGTCGTGGAAGCGTGGAATCTGTATTGGAACGGGTAGGGGCTATACGAATGGAACGCTCGCCTGTGAGGCGGAAATGACGATTACTATACCAGAGATTTTCAAGGAGTATTTGCCGGATCACGGAGCACGCGAATGAGCATTATGGAAAAGCCGCAGGCTGTGGCAAAGATGCATCGCCTTTACCGCAATATCAAAAAGAACGGCGGGCGCATCGGAACCAACCTGCGCGTGCTCGAATTGGTCTACAGCAATGCCTGCAATTTCAAGTGCGAACATTGCTCGACGCGTGCGCCGCTCGGCGAGAACGCCGATGAGCTGATGCCGCTCGACAAGGTGGCGCAGCTGGCGGATGAGGCGCACGAACTCGGAATCGTCGAGTGGAATATGCACGGCGGCGAGCTGCTGACGAACAAGGAGCGGCTTTTTGAGTTGGTCCGTGTGATCAAGCCGGAACGCTTCTATGTGTTTTTGACATCCAACGGTTTTTTAATGACGAGGGAAACGGCAGAGGAGCTTGCCGAAGCAGGGGTGAACCGTGTCTCCATCAGCATCGACAGCTTTAACCCCAAGGTTCATGATGCCTTTCGTGGAATCAAGGGCGCATACGAGCGTGCGATGCAGGCACTCGAGTATGTGAAAGAGGCGGGCATGGATCCGTTCATGAATATCACCGTCGGCCATTTTAACGCGTTTTCGGAGGATGTGGAGAATCTTTGCCGCTACTCCTATGAGCATGGGTATAAGACTTTCATCAATATCGCGATTCCGTCGGGCAACTGGCAGGGGCATCTCGATGTCGTTGTCGACGACAGGGATCGGGCACATCTGATGGAGCTGCGCAAGAAGTACGGCAACATCCATCGCGACCTTTGGAATCCATTCGATAAGACAAACGAGGGGGTATTGGGCTGCCAAACGATGAGCAAGCTCTACGTTACGCCGAGCGGCGATATTTTTCCATGCTCGTTCATGCACATCAGTCTCGGAAATGTCTACGAGCAGAAGCTGAGGGACATCATTGACTACGGTTACAGCATCCGCTATTTTCACGATCACAGTGAGAAATGTCTCGCGGGGGAGGATCTTTCCTTTATTGAGAAGTATATGGTGAACAAGAAGATGTCTGTGATGGAACCGCTTGATGCGCGGGAAATCTTCAAAGAGGAAGACTATATCAAATAGGGGAACACAGATGATTTTAGCAGGCAGAAATGCGGTTGTCACAGGCGCAAATCGCGGAATCGGAGCCGCCATTCTCGCGGAATTTGCTGCACAGGGTGCGAGTGTATGGGCATGTGCCCGCCGTGCGGAACCGAGCTTTTTGGAGGCATGCGCGCGGCTTGCACAGGAGCATGGCGTACGGATTGAGCCGGTGATCTTCGACTTGGCGGAAGAGGATGGCATCAAGGCCGGCGTGCAGCAGATTCGGGCGGGGAAAAAGCCTGTCGATATTCTCGTCAACAATGCGGGCGTCGTGCCGGAGAATCGACTTTTCCTGATGGCGGATCCGGCGGAGATGCAGCGTGTTTTCTCCGTGAATTTCTTTGCCGCGATGCAGCTGACACAGCGGGTGGCAAAGCTGATGATCCGCCAAAAATCAGGGGCGATTGTCAATGTCTGCTCGATTGCTGCGCTTGATGGAGAGCCGGCGCAGATGGAGTATGTCGCGAGCAAGGCGGCGCTCATCGGCGCGACGCGAAAGCTCGCCTCGGAGCTTGGTGCTTATGGCATTCGCGTCAATGGCATCGCGCCGGGACCGACACAGACGGATATGCTCGCCGCGATGGAGGAGGGGCTACGTAGCCGCATGGAGGCGGCGACGCTCCTCCATCGTCTTGCAGAGCCGCAGGAGATTGCCTCCGTTGCTGCATTTCTTGCATCGGATATGGCGAGCTATATGACGGGGCAGATTCTTCGCGTAGATGGAGGGATGAGACGATGAGGACAGAGGAGCTTCGCTGCCATGCCAGACACATGCGGCGCATGGCACTGGAGCTGGCGTATCGCTGCGGCACCAGTTCGCATCTTGGCGGCGGCCTGTCGATGATGGAGATTTTGTCCGTCCTGTACGGTGTCGTGATGAATACGGCACAGCACTCTGTTCCGTATGAGGCACAGGACAAGTTTGTTTTAAGTAAAGGGCACGGTGTGTTGGGGCTTTACACCGCACTTGCCGAGTTCGGCATCATTACGCAAGAGCAGCTTGCGACATTTCAGCAGGATGGTTCGGATCTCATCGCTCACCCCGTCATGAATGCATCGCTTGGCATCGAATCGTCGAGCGGAAGCCTCGGGCAGGGCATTTCGATGGGCGTCGGATTGGCACTTGCTGCGAAGAAGAAAGGCTATGCATATCGGACGTTCGTACTCTGCGGCAACGGCGAGAGCAACGAGGGCTCTGTCTGGGAGGCGGCGATGAGCGCCGTTCAGTTCGGACTTGACAACTTTACGCTCGTCATCGACAATAATCACATGCAGAGCGATGGGGCAAGCGAAGCGATCCTCGATCTGTCGGATCGTTACGGTGCGATGCTGCGCGCCGTTGGTTTCGAGACGATTGAGGTGGATGGGCATGATGTCGCGGCATTGATAGATGCGTTCCAAAGCGTGCGTGTGGAGTGGAAACCGCGTGCAGTTGTCGCCCATACGGTGAAGGGCAAGGGCGTCAGCTTTATGGAAAATAATAATGACTGGCATCATAACCGCCTGACGGAGGAGCAGTATCAAAGGGCGATCACGGAGGTGGAAGAAGCGTGATGGAAATCAAAAAGAGTACGGCTCGCCTCTGGTCGAAGCTCGGCTCGCGCGCCGTCTTTGGTATGGCTCTGCTCGATCTGGCGGAGCGCGGCGTAGATTTTTATGCCATGTCTGCCGATCTCGTCCACTCCTCCGGTCTCGGGCGCTTTCAGGAGATGTTTCCGGAGCGCTGCATCAATATGGGCATTGCCGAGCAAAATATGCTCGGGGTCGCGGGCGGCATGGCAAAGGACGGCACGCCTATCTTTGCGACGTCGTTTGCCCCCTTTATCACGATGCGGGCGGCAGAGCAGGTGCGCATGAATATGGGCTATATGCAGCTCAATGTCAAGACGGTCGGGCTTGGGAGCGGGCTCATCATGGCGCAGCTCGGCAACTCGCATTTTGGGATTGAGGATGTCGCCGTCATGCGTGCCATTCCGAATCTCACGATTGTTTCGCCCGCAGACTGCGGCGAGATTGTCAAGGCGGTCGAGGCGATTGCTCAGCACGAAGGTCCTGTCTATCTGCGTCTGACGGGAGGTCCCGGGAATCCCGTTGTCTATCGGGAGGAATACGACTTCACCATCGGACGTGCAATTACGCTTCGCGAGGGCGCGGATGTCGCTGTCGTTGCAGCGGGGACAATGGTTCATACTGCTCTTGAAGCGGCGGAACTGCTCGCGGAATCGGGCGTAAGTGTGCAGGTTGTCGATATGCACACGATAAAGCCGCTCGACACGGCATGTCTGGATGGGCTTTTGTCGCATCGTCTGCTTGTGACGGTCGAGGAGCATACAGTCTGCGGCGGTTTCGGCGGTGCGGTTGCGGAGTACCTTTCGCCGAAGCGGAAGCGCCCGCCCCACCTCCTGATCGGCATAGAGGATGTATTCCCGCACGCCGGCTCGTATGACTATATGCGCAAGGCATGCGGTCTGACGGCAGAGCAGATCGCGGCGCGGATTCGTACGGCACTCGATGAAACGACGCAGGCGGTAAGGTGAACGAAGTGACCAATAAATTATGGGAGTTTGCTGCGTTTTCGAATCGTACGGCGCTCCTGTCCGAGGAGCGTATAGTAACATATGGAGAACTTGGCGAAGAGGCGGAGCGGATTGCTGCGTGCGTTTCACCGCGTTCCCTCGTCTTTCTGTTAGCCCGTAATTCGCTTGCTGCGATTGCGGGCTATGTCGGTTTTTTGCAGCACGGCATTGTGCCTGTGATGATCGACGCCGCGCTGGATGAAGGCCTGCTTGCTTCGCTCCTTGCGGCATATCGCCCCGCTTATGCATGGATTCCTGCCGAGCGCATGGCGGCGTTTCAGAGTGGACATGAGATCCTGC
This window encodes:
- a CDS encoding DUF4367 domain-containing protein; its protein translation is MKTYGMKRVLMAGAVVSALLMGDGSAQAMPSPLVEYTSVRDAWAVAGLPVYTPTLLPVGYVQKEIIVIDKSLAEIFYRNDAGKEILFRMAKGDADISGDNTVYEVNQVVQVGRQYIRVKGTEKRVSLALWSRGGYTFSLSFEEPVSIEAVQAIVSTIPWN
- a CDS encoding nucleotidyltransferase family protein, encoding MMQQPVFTREHIAAMVKPLADKYRVKEIYLFGSYARGEADENSDLDFLVFGGEMFKRTMIFALAEELRDTLKKKVDVFEISEVNPDSDFYKTIMKEKVLVA
- a CDS encoding HepT-like ribonuclease domain-containing protein, with translation MKYSDRQRVQKIYDYAIRLQQYILEEHIEKEALLTQLPLQWLVTTPLYNMGEHCHNLSTEYKVKHREIPWTMIAGLRHRLVHDYDGTNWSIISEVIFEELPILIEQLRLCLRESENTDAV
- a CDS encoding XRE family transcriptional regulator, translated to MDALKVGRSIAFLRKRYRMTQRALADCLHISDKAVSKWERGLAIPDVSLLGKLSVLLDTDIESILEGNIASFDVRWNGVLEMNYPHGISASTLLYDKPAVYMQLSYFMLAGITDISILGQDSDVDWVKAQLADGELLGISLRYGEEQDAGEHVAGTMRVHGLSFLYGKDLTKSFRRILYGAPQSYTLENYQGTALGIQFDRAQPIHKRTTLKLERGIVAFPIESHQELHTASSLIHLIQESMNENICALSEIAYHRGLIHDVK
- a CDS encoding B12-binding domain-containing radical SAM protein, producing MTKEIILTGRQEQIRDLDMLPQWDRSLVDFRKYHQYVGQSGIRYEMTMQATRGCPYRCFYCDVQHLTPMHRRRSVESIFDEVKYLHGIGVRKSEFIDDAFNVNINAFKSFFRKVIDSGMDMNFYFQSGLRGDLLDKEAIDLMVEGGTKSMNLALESASPRLQKMMGKYLQIDRLRENLAYIVEKYPQIIVGLNAMHGFPTETEEEAQATVDFIMDIKWLHFAHLHNVRIFPNSRLEQVALENGVTKEEIEESLTLPYHIIPPTIKLDPDFSRKLRLSFVHRYVLSPKRLRHVLRHQLAVMNEEELIYKYRTIFPTHIETLDDILRLAKIKRDEIDISKMPKVDVPHITYPKRTQKAAEGALRILFLDASHFFSADRTNEINAVEPPLGGMAILSYLNEKFGDRIYGEIVKTGVDVDTMEELRARVQSFRPDFLMMRTLTYYKDFFVDVVAECRKLFPDVPIVAGGPHPTIDPEDCLYRAGVDVCVIGEGEIICGDLVGQTLEEGRFPDTEMLQNIKGIAFRSDRQVYPEVAVPNGKNATYARYPLWVRAGTEKAVSR
- a CDS encoding acetyltransferase, coding for MILGIYCAGNLGKVFYDLAVRINAVQRRWEKIVFIDDVYEGASFYDGAEVHRLSAWKEPKENVEIVIANGTPRGRKAIYDRVTGAGYRLATLVSPTAIVSPSARLGAGVVVLDYAAVLADAVVEDNVLISVYTAVGHDVCIGAHSDIQTNTILGGNVRIGEGTFLGLSVTVKEELSIGRDTIIGMGAVVSREIGDGVTAVGDPARAVRRNEDGIIFRTHS
- a CDS encoding 3-hydroxyacyl-ACP dehydratase FabZ family protein, with translation MAYEKLTQIGAFEMQEYQQNRSPWMFVDEILEVVPGKNAKGYKKFTDSEWFFPGHFPDDPNVPGLIQTEAMEQVFLMTFLTLPEYKGKKTGCIDVRSRYMKKLIPGNRLDIEAELTSFKRGIAKGTAKGYVGGELACAAEFVLTIPEIIEGFRVKAARQ
- a CDS encoding acyl carrier protein — its product is MTNLEKYNEAFISSFNVEEAALASLEYQGVKEWDSIGHMQLISELEDAFDIEMETDDIVDFSGYEKGKEILKKYGVEI
- a CDS encoding 3-hydroxyacyl-ACP dehydratase FabZ family protein, whose product is MDEKKGFSLDGYALQKYQPNRYPFLMIDYVTEVIPGKSARGYKNLSNNEWFFPKHFEGHPNMPGALQLEALAQMLTVAITTLPGMAGYATHAMKHVVRFRKEIFPGERLDIETEVKSWKRGICIGTGRGYTNGTLACEAEMTITIPEIFKEYLPDHGARE
- a CDS encoding radical SAM/SPASM domain-containing protein; this translates as MSIMEKPQAVAKMHRLYRNIKKNGGRIGTNLRVLELVYSNACNFKCEHCSTRAPLGENADELMPLDKVAQLADEAHELGIVEWNMHGGELLTNKERLFELVRVIKPERFYVFLTSNGFLMTRETAEELAEAGVNRVSISIDSFNPKVHDAFRGIKGAYERAMQALEYVKEAGMDPFMNITVGHFNAFSEDVENLCRYSYEHGYKTFINIAIPSGNWQGHLDVVVDDRDRAHLMELRKKYGNIHRDLWNPFDKTNEGVLGCQTMSKLYVTPSGDIFPCSFMHISLGNVYEQKLRDIIDYGYSIRYFHDHSEKCLAGEDLSFIEKYMVNKKMSVMEPLDAREIFKEEDYIK
- a CDS encoding SDR family NAD(P)-dependent oxidoreductase, whose amino-acid sequence is MILAGRNAVVTGANRGIGAAILAEFAAQGASVWACARRAEPSFLEACARLAQEHGVRIEPVIFDLAEEDGIKAGVQQIRAGKKPVDILVNNAGVVPENRLFLMADPAEMQRVFSVNFFAAMQLTQRVAKLMIRQKSGAIVNVCSIAALDGEPAQMEYVASKAALIGATRKLASELGAYGIRVNGIAPGPTQTDMLAAMEEGLRSRMEAATLLHRLAEPQEIASVAAFLASDMASYMTGQILRVDGGMRR
- a CDS encoding transketolase — encoded protein: MALELAYRCGTSSHLGGGLSMMEILSVLYGVVMNTAQHSVPYEAQDKFVLSKGHGVLGLYTALAEFGIITQEQLATFQQDGSDLIAHPVMNASLGIESSSGSLGQGISMGVGLALAAKKKGYAYRTFVLCGNGESNEGSVWEAAMSAVQFGLDNFTLVIDNNHMQSDGASEAILDLSDRYGAMLRAVGFETIEVDGHDVAALIDAFQSVRVEWKPRAVVAHTVKGKGVSFMENNNDWHHNRLTEEQYQRAITEVEEA